In one window of Leptospira sp. WS92.C1 DNA:
- a CDS encoding M23 family metallopeptidase — translation MKRITFVVLWTAFHLSMEAENNKVINYLIPVKTDQLENKITSTFGESRGDHFHNGMDISSMNEPVLAMADGKVLYSRYAEDHPFEDELGTGNSVWLDHGSGNFTAYYHLKDGRISKLLKPDPVKAGEKIGVTGNSGHSSGAHLHFVVLRKFGLEILDPQKFLSPIPDGAAPEISSLLVHVNGKFTNINDGDNINLSKEFPFTVSIVDAGEKKSQRRGITKVQYFLNGEALRSADFGSLQYSRAEWKNPDGFAFTSLYHKDQYLIGNLNLKSGENTVKVVAWDFKGNVNERSFTFYVSRL, via the coding sequence ATGAAAAGAATTACCTTTGTCGTCCTCTGGACCGCGTTCCATCTGAGCATGGAAGCGGAAAATAATAAAGTAATAAATTATCTTATCCCAGTCAAAACCGATCAACTCGAAAACAAAATCACCTCTACTTTTGGAGAATCTCGAGGGGATCATTTTCACAATGGAATGGACATTTCCTCGATGAACGAGCCTGTTCTTGCGATGGCGGACGGAAAGGTTTTGTACAGTCGTTATGCGGAAGATCATCCTTTCGAGGACGAATTGGGAACCGGGAACTCGGTTTGGTTGGATCACGGTTCCGGAAATTTCACCGCTTATTACCATTTGAAAGACGGTAGAATTTCGAAATTATTAAAACCGGATCCCGTCAAGGCGGGTGAAAAAATCGGGGTTACGGGAAACTCCGGTCACTCAAGCGGAGCTCACCTCCACTTTGTTGTACTTCGTAAATTCGGATTGGAGATTCTGGATCCCCAAAAATTTCTTTCTCCGATTCCGGACGGTGCCGCTCCGGAGATTTCCAGTTTGTTAGTTCACGTAAACGGCAAATTTACGAATATCAATGACGGGGACAATATCAATCTTTCCAAAGAGTTTCCGTTTACGGTTTCTATCGTCGATGCTGGTGAAAAAAAATCCCAAAGAAGGGGAATTACCAAGGTTCAGTATTTTTTGAATGGGGAAGCGCTCCGTTCGGCCGATTTCGGATCCTTACAATATTCCAGGGCGGAATGGAAGAATCCGGACGGATTCGCTTTCACAAGCCTTTATCATAAAGATCAATATCTGATCGGAAATCTCAATTTGAAATCAGGTGAAAATACGGTCAAAGTAGTCGCTTGGGATTTTAAAGGAAACGTAAACGAAAGAAGTTTTACTTTTTATGTAAGTCGGCTTTGA
- the dnaE gene encoding DNA polymerase III subunit alpha — translation MQDFAHLHLHTNYSMLDGAIRIKELMQHVKELGMTSVAMTDHGNMFGAVEFYNEATKQGVKPIIGSEFYVSPNRKQETEVVKIADGSAYHLILLAKNEEGYKNLIRLSSKSYTEGFYKKARIDYDLLDRHSEGLVCLTACLAGEVNRKILEGKVDESFQLAGKLHEIFRKEDFYMEIQNHGIPEQMTVAKQIYEFGKKTGIPLVVTNDSHFLKKNDQEAQDILLRIGMQKRITDPMEFGFNGEFYVKSPDEMARIFPEIPEAFHNTLEISNKVNLKLQFGNYLLPEFEVPEGYDADSYLEKLIWEGIERKYPNIDSTIKERVIFELNTIKNMKFAGYFLIVQDYINYAKRNGIPVGPGRGSAAGSIVAYALGITNVEPLQHNLLFERFLNPDRKDMPDIDTDFCVERREEVINYIRRKYGEERVGQIITFNSLAAKAALKDVARVLNLPFGEANDMTKAFPNKLGMSIAEALHTSTELKNFSEKDDINHKIFAIAQRLEGNYRQPGRHAAGVVISPYPLEEVVPLSTVAEKERPGFRSIVTQYDKNNLESIGLIKMDILGLKNLTTLDHAIKLIEKRRGNRINLDEISYDDQNTYALLRKANTLGIFQLESTGITDLVAKSQVSNFDEIVALIALYRPGPMGEGMLDEYLDRKSGKKQVTYPHPACEPILKETFGVPVYQEQVMSISRVVGGFSVGDSDMLRKAMAKKKADLMEKLKGQFVEGAVKQGTQEKVAKDIFEQLERFGGYGFNKSHSVAYAIITYQTAFLKANYTIEYLTALLASDHGKTTDIVKYINNAREMGIRILNPDVSESQTSFSVIDDTTIRFGLSAMKGVGESAGDSIIQARTKAGGFKSIQDFALNLDTRLINKKVFEALVQAGALDSFGYTRKCLFESVDSILSFAQKEQERANEGQFSLFGGTESSFTLNLPKEALEWEIDEKLKREKLVAGLYLSGHPLDKYEKQLKSLKTIPIEKFDDLKSGTKVEVAGVISSKNIKLSKRNEEFANFKLEDRTGEIECVAFAKTYQKYKDFIKEDQAIFIKGDLDKIEVGDTELRGQIKVNSIEILDDASIEDKLEKSLHLRLEERHTEDPELIPKLYSLLACYKGESSVYFHIVEDQEEKQVIRAHDAYSIQPIPELFNRLADILGDKAVFYSVGEQLKVFNKVIASNHG, via the coding sequence ATGCAGGATTTCGCCCACCTACATCTGCACACGAACTACTCCATGCTGGACGGAGCGATCCGTATCAAAGAGCTGATGCAACACGTTAAAGAACTTGGCATGACTTCCGTTGCCATGACCGATCACGGAAACATGTTCGGGGCTGTTGAATTTTACAATGAAGCGACCAAACAGGGCGTTAAGCCGATCATCGGAAGTGAATTTTACGTTTCTCCCAATCGCAAACAGGAAACCGAAGTCGTTAAGATCGCGGATGGAAGCGCATATCACCTCATTCTTCTTGCCAAAAACGAAGAAGGTTATAAAAATCTAATACGTCTTTCCAGCAAATCCTATACCGAAGGATTTTATAAAAAAGCCAGAATCGACTATGATCTTTTGGACAGACATAGCGAGGGCTTGGTTTGTTTGACCGCTTGTCTTGCGGGTGAGGTCAACAGAAAAATTCTCGAAGGAAAAGTCGACGAATCCTTTCAGCTTGCCGGCAAGCTGCACGAAATCTTCCGCAAAGAAGATTTCTATATGGAGATCCAAAATCACGGAATTCCGGAACAGATGACTGTCGCAAAACAGATCTATGAGTTCGGTAAAAAAACCGGAATCCCTCTCGTGGTCACCAACGATTCACACTTCCTCAAAAAGAACGACCAGGAAGCTCAGGACATTCTTCTCAGAATCGGGATGCAAAAAAGAATCACCGATCCTATGGAATTCGGATTCAACGGAGAATTTTACGTCAAAAGTCCGGACGAAATGGCGAGAATCTTTCCCGAAATTCCGGAGGCGTTTCACAATACATTAGAAATTAGTAATAAAGTAAATCTAAAACTTCAATTCGGAAATTATCTACTTCCGGAATTCGAAGTTCCTGAAGGATACGACGCCGATTCCTATCTCGAAAAATTGATCTGGGAAGGAATCGAAAGAAAATATCCTAATATAGATTCCACGATCAAAGAAAGAGTGATCTTCGAACTCAACACAATCAAGAATATGAAGTTTGCCGGTTATTTCTTGATCGTTCAGGATTATATCAATTACGCAAAAAGAAACGGAATTCCCGTCGGTCCGGGAAGAGGCTCCGCCGCAGGTTCAATCGTCGCTTACGCACTTGGAATCACGAACGTAGAACCTTTACAACACAATCTTCTTTTTGAAAGATTCTTAAATCCCGATCGAAAGGACATGCCCGATATCGATACCGACTTTTGTGTGGAGCGCCGTGAAGAAGTGATCAATTACATTCGCAGAAAATACGGCGAAGAAAGGGTCGGTCAGATCATCACGTTCAATTCCCTCGCGGCAAAGGCGGCCCTAAAGGACGTTGCAAGAGTTCTCAATCTTCCTTTCGGAGAAGCAAACGATATGACAAAGGCATTCCCGAACAAACTCGGGATGTCGATCGCGGAGGCTCTCCACACTTCCACGGAACTGAAAAACTTTTCGGAGAAAGACGATATCAATCACAAGATCTTTGCAATCGCGCAAAGATTAGAAGGAAACTATCGCCAACCGGGAAGACATGCCGCCGGTGTGGTAATTTCTCCGTATCCTTTGGAAGAAGTGGTCCCTCTCTCCACGGTTGCTGAAAAAGAAAGACCGGGATTTCGATCCATCGTAACTCAGTATGATAAGAACAACCTAGAAAGTATCGGTCTGATCAAGATGGATATCTTGGGTTTGAAAAACTTAACAACCCTGGATCATGCAATCAAACTGATCGAAAAGAGAAGAGGAAACAGAATCAATCTGGATGAAATCTCATACGATGATCAGAATACATATGCGCTTCTCCGAAAAGCGAACACGCTTGGGATTTTCCAGTTAGAATCCACAGGTATCACGGATCTCGTCGCCAAAAGTCAGGTTAGTAACTTTGACGAAATCGTAGCCCTCATCGCCTTATACCGCCCCGGTCCGATGGGAGAAGGGATGTTGGACGAATACTTGGATCGAAAATCAGGCAAAAAACAGGTCACGTATCCGCATCCCGCCTGTGAACCCATTTTGAAAGAAACATTCGGTGTTCCCGTTTACCAAGAACAGGTAATGAGTATTTCCCGTGTTGTCGGCGGATTTTCAGTCGGAGATTCGGACATGCTTCGTAAGGCAATGGCGAAGAAAAAAGCCGATCTCATGGAAAAGCTGAAAGGCCAGTTTGTGGAAGGAGCCGTAAAACAAGGGACTCAAGAAAAAGTTGCCAAAGATATTTTCGAACAACTGGAGCGATTCGGTGGTTACGGGTTTAACAAATCCCACTCCGTTGCATACGCGATCATCACGTATCAGACCGCGTTCTTAAAAGCTAACTATACGATCGAATATCTCACCGCGCTTCTGGCATCGGATCACGGAAAGACGACCGATATCGTAAAGTATATCAATAATGCAAGGGAAATGGGAATCCGAATTCTCAACCCGGACGTTTCCGAGTCTCAGACCTCCTTTAGCGTGATCGACGATACGACGATCCGTTTCGGACTTTCTGCGATGAAAGGAGTCGGAGAATCCGCCGGAGACAGTATCATTCAAGCCAGAACCAAAGCCGGAGGATTCAAATCGATCCAGGACTTTGCTCTCAATTTGGATACAAGACTGATCAATAAAAAAGTCTTTGAAGCCCTTGTTCAGGCAGGTGCGTTAGACTCCTTTGGTTATACAAGAAAATGTCTTTTTGAATCCGTGGATTCCATTCTTTCCTTTGCTCAAAAAGAACAGGAACGCGCCAACGAAGGACAGTTCTCGCTTTTTGGAGGAACGGAAAGTTCCTTCACTCTCAATCTTCCGAAAGAGGCTCTCGAATGGGAAATCGACGAAAAGCTCAAACGGGAAAAATTGGTAGCCGGTCTTTATCTTTCAGGCCATCCTTTGGATAAGTATGAAAAGCAACTCAAAAGTTTGAAAACGATTCCGATCGAAAAATTCGACGATCTCAAATCGGGAACCAAAGTGGAAGTGGCTGGAGTCATTTCCTCCAAAAACATAAAATTAAGTAAACGGAATGAAGAGTTTGCCAACTTCAAATTGGAAGACAGAACCGGCGAAATCGAATGTGTGGCCTTCGCAAAAACCTATCAGAAATATAAGGATTTTATAAAGGAAGATCAGGCGATTTTTATCAAAGGCGATCTGGATAAGATCGAAGTCGGAGACACCGAACTCCGCGGACAAATCAAAGTCAACAGTATCGAAATTTTAGACGACGCGAGCATCGAGGACAAACTCGAAAAATCCCTTCATCTCCGATTGGAAGAAAGACATACGGAAGATCCTGAGCTCATTCCCAAACTCTATTCTCTCCTTGCCTGCTACAAAGGGGAATCTTCCGTTTACTTTCATATCGTGGAAGATCAAGAAGAGAAGCAGGTCATCCGTGCTCACGACGCATATTCGATCCAACCGATTCCAGAACTGTTCAATCGACTCGCGGATATACTCGGTGATAAGGCGGTTTTTTATTCGGTCGGAGAACAACTCAAAGTATTCAACAAAGTGATTGCGAGCAATCACGGATGA
- a CDS encoding RNA polymerase sigma factor, whose amino-acid sequence MNLSKDKTIDLVSRCGEGDEEALKQFFELYSEDIYNFPMKIFHLSEDDAGDFFIYAFERLKTGSRFGSFKGKSSFRTWFYSVLRNMLIDWQRTKRELKVTNLGKISKEGKEYATIEDEPDTRPDMQEEAIELSDRFNQALEEIGVDKRVIFKLSYIYYLNLNDDEVRYLLEKTGLTQEGLKEKILNLRSELSNREEENIRMEDKITSLYLNILDLKEKQQNTAKIAPILPMEVDKTSHALKKKYEQRKKLLEKKKKGHFLARTPYREVADLIGISEGNVSVTLLRLIEKIQKKLDFSDLDF is encoded by the coding sequence ATGAATTTGTCAAAAGATAAAACAATCGATCTTGTTTCTCGCTGTGGGGAAGGGGATGAAGAAGCCCTCAAACAGTTTTTCGAATTGTATTCGGAAGATATTTATAATTTTCCAATGAAGATTTTTCATCTGAGCGAGGATGATGCGGGTGATTTTTTCATTTACGCTTTTGAAAGATTGAAAACCGGATCCCGCTTTGGAAGTTTTAAAGGAAAATCCAGTTTTAGAACCTGGTTTTATTCCGTACTGAGAAATATGCTGATCGACTGGCAGCGAACCAAACGAGAACTGAAGGTCACAAATCTCGGAAAAATCAGTAAAGAAGGAAAAGAATATGCTACCATCGAGGACGAGCCCGACACACGTCCCGATATGCAGGAAGAAGCAATCGAACTTTCCGACCGATTCAATCAGGCGCTGGAAGAGATCGGTGTCGACAAACGGGTTATTTTTAAACTTTCTTATATCTATTATTTGAATCTAAACGATGACGAGGTTCGATATCTCCTGGAAAAGACGGGACTCACTCAAGAGGGTCTCAAAGAAAAGATTCTCAATCTTCGTTCCGAACTTTCCAATCGGGAAGAAGAGAATATCCGGATGGAGGACAAAATTACGTCCCTTTATCTGAATATCCTCGATCTCAAAGAAAAACAACAGAATACGGCGAAGATAGCGCCCATTCTTCCTATGGAAGTGGATAAAACCTCGCACGCCTTGAAAAAGAAGTATGAACAGAGAAAAAAACTTTTGGAAAAGAAAAAGAAAGGCCATTTTCTCGCTCGGACTCCCTACAGAGAGGTGGCGGACCTAATTGGAATTTCTGAAGGGAATGTAAGTGTAACTCTTTTGCGTTTAATTGAAAAAATTCAGAAAAAGCTAGATTTTAGTGATTTAGATTTTTAA